The sequence below is a genomic window from Sneathiella marina.
GCGCCGCGCGCCCGATGCCACCATAAACAACCAGCTCGTGAGGATGTTCTGCCACATCGGGATCGAGGTTATTCATCAGCATGCGCAAAGGGGCTTCAGTTTGCCAGCTCTTGCAAGAAAGTTCAGGGCCCGTCGGGGCTTTGATGGTCCGTGTATTGTCCAGTCTATCGTTCATTTGGATGTTCCCTCATTCCGGCCGTAAGTTTTACCGGCCCAGTCAAGCATGGCTTGGAGTAATTTTTTTAATGTTGGTTGAAGCTGTTGGGCCTTTTCCTGGCGATAGGAAAAGGGTGGAATTTCGTCCATGTAGTCTTCCTGTGCCAATTCAAGTTGTACGGCATGGATGTTGTTGCCCGGATCACCATAGTGGCGTGTAATATATCCGCCCTTGAACCGGCCATTAAGGGCATGGCTATACGGGGAGGCCACTGCAATCTGTTCCAGGTGATTTTCAAGCTCGGGAACGGTTGCCGCGCCATTTCCGGTGCCAAGGTTGAGTGTAGGAAGGCGGCCTTCAAAAAACCGGGGAAGGACGGACCGGATCGAATGACAGTCGAAAAGAAGCGTAAATCCATGGATTTCCCTGATCCGCTTGATCTCTGATTCCAGAGCGTCATGATAGGGTTGCCAATATGTTGTACGGCGGTTTTCAATCTCTGCGTCATCCGGGGTTTTGTTGTCCTTGTAAAGCGGAGCGTCATTGAACAGTGACGTGGGACAGAGTTCCGTAACGCTTTGTCCGGGATATAGCGATGCGCCGCTTGGATCTCTGTTCAAATCAATGACGTAGCGTGAATGAGTGGCAGTTAGAACCGTCGCGTCGAGTGTGTTTGCAATATCTTCATACAGGCGGTCAATATGCCAGTCGGTGTCAGCTTTTAATTTCCCCTCATCTGTCAGACGAGATAAAATCTCCGGCGGTATATCCAAGCCCACATGAGGCTGGCTGAGAATTAAGGGTGAAGACCGTTGTGTTAAAGCATATGTTTCAGACACTGGATTACACTCCGGAAATCGACGGTAAATATTCTGAGAAATCCCGGCTTAATTGACCACCGGCAACCATTTTTTTTGCCGCTTCCAAATCAGGGGCGAAAAATCGATCTTCATCATATGCAGGCACTTGTTGACGGATTTCCGTAAACAGTTTTTGCAGCGGCGGAGAGGACATAAGAGGGCGTCTAAACTCAAGCCCTTGCGCTGCAGCAAGCAACTCAATACCAACAATGGCTGCAGTATTTTCTGCCATTCGAAGCAGGCGGCGCGCACCGTGAGTGGCCATGCTGACATGATCTTCCTGGTTTGCGGATGTTGGAATACTGTCCACCGAGGCAGGATGGGATTGCTGCTTATTTTCACTGGCCAGCGCAGCTGCCGTAACATGGGCAATCATAAAGCCGGAATTGACACCCGGATTTTTTACCAGGAAAGGCGGGAGGCCGCTGATACTAGTATCAATCAGCATGGCAACCCGTCTTTCGGACATGGCTCCAATTTCGGCGATGGCAATTGCCAGGTTATCGGCGACGAGCGCGATCGGCTCTGCATGGAAATTACCGCCGGAGATCACATCGCCGGTTTCAACAAAGACAAGGGGATTGTCTGATACCGCGTTCGCTTCAATAACGAGAACCTTCGCCGCATGCCTGATCTGGTCGAGACACGCTCCCATAACCTGAGGCTGACAGCGCAGGCAGTAGGGGTCCTGCACTTTCTCACATTCTTCATGAGATTTCCGAATTTCGCTGTCTTTTGTAAGATGGCGATAGCTTTTTGCCATATCCATCTGGCCAATCTGTCCGCGGGCGGCATGTATGCGGGCATCGAACGGCGCATCTGTCCCTTTCGCCGCGTCCAGGGAGAGGCTGCCGGCGAGGGTTGCCGCATCCAGCAATTTTTCCGCTTCGAACAGGCCGGCAAGAGCAAGAGCTGTCGAAACCTGAGTGCCGTTGAGAAGTGCCAATCCCTCTTTCGGTCCAAGTTCGATAGGGGATAAGCCAGCTTTTTCAAGCGCTTCTGTTGCAGCTGTCGGAGTACCATCCACACTAATGTCCCCATATCCAAGGAGAGCCGCACTCATATGGGCGAGGGGGGCTAGGTCGCCGGACGCGCCTACAGATCCTTTTGCAGGAATGCAAGGATACATGTCCTTATTTAAGACGGCGAGCAGGGTATCAATAATTTCCCTTCTAACGCCGGAAAAGCCACGTGCAAGGCTTGTTGCTTTCATGGCCAGAATAAGCCTAACAATACGGTCCGGCAGATTTGGGCCAACCCCAGTAGAGTGAGACAGCACAAGGTTTCGCTGCAGGTCTTTAAGGTTTTCTGTCGGGATAACTTCCTGAGCCAAGCGGCCAAAGCCGGTGTTGATGCCATAAACCGTTTTATCTTCATCTATGATGCTTTGGATCGTTTCCGCACTCTTGGCAACTCCCGCCCAACAGCCGGGATCAAGTTCCAGAAAGACCGGTCCTTCATAGATGATCCGTAAATGGTCCAGACTTAAATGGCCCGCCTTGATGCTTAACTTAGTTATTGACATGATCTTGTCCAAAATATCTTAAAAACAATGGGTTAGTTCCGATTCCTTGTGTCAGTTCTGAAGGGTGCTCGATGTTCCAGATGGCAAGGTCGGCCTGCTTTCCAATTTCAAGCGTACCAATTTCTGACTCCATGCCGAGAGCTGCTGCCGCATG
It includes:
- the hutG gene encoding N-formylglutamate deformylase, with product MSETYALTQRSSPLILSQPHVGLDIPPEILSRLTDEGKLKADTDWHIDRLYEDIANTLDATVLTATHSRYVIDLNRDPSGASLYPGQSVTELCPTSLFNDAPLYKDNKTPDDAEIENRRTTYWQPYHDALESEIKRIREIHGFTLLFDCHSIRSVLPRFFEGRLPTLNLGTGNGAATVPELENHLEQIAVASPYSHALNGRFKGGYITRHYGDPGNNIHAVQLELAQEDYMDEIPPFSYRQEKAQQLQPTLKKLLQAMLDWAGKTYGRNEGTSK
- the hutH gene encoding histidine ammonia-lyase, whose amino-acid sequence is MSITKLSIKAGHLSLDHLRIIYEGPVFLELDPGCWAGVAKSAETIQSIIDEDKTVYGINTGFGRLAQEVIPTENLKDLQRNLVLSHSTGVGPNLPDRIVRLILAMKATSLARGFSGVRREIIDTLLAVLNKDMYPCIPAKGSVGASGDLAPLAHMSAALLGYGDISVDGTPTAATEALEKAGLSPIELGPKEGLALLNGTQVSTALALAGLFEAEKLLDAATLAGSLSLDAAKGTDAPFDARIHAARGQIGQMDMAKSYRHLTKDSEIRKSHEECEKVQDPYCLRCQPQVMGACLDQIRHAAKVLVIEANAVSDNPLVFVETGDVISGGNFHAEPIALVADNLAIAIAEIGAMSERRVAMLIDTSISGLPPFLVKNPGVNSGFMIAHVTAAALASENKQQSHPASVDSIPTSANQEDHVSMATHGARRLLRMAENTAAIVGIELLAAAQGLEFRRPLMSSPPLQKLFTEIRQQVPAYDEDRFFAPDLEAAKKMVAGGQLSRDFSEYLPSISGV